Genomic DNA from Candidatus Koribacter versatilis Ellin345:
CTTCCGTGTGAATGTGCCCGAGAATGTCGGCGACAAGATCAAGTTCACGGCGCGGCTCTGCTACCGAAAGTTCTCGTGGTACAACACGCATTTTGCTTACGCGGGCCAATCGAAAGACCGAGTGGCTGAGCCTCTGACGAAGGCATCGTACGATGATCGCGGGTTTACTTTCGATGGCGATCTGGCGGACGTCTCTGGCAAGATGAAGAGCGTTCCTGATCTTCCGATTGAGGTGCTGGCGGAGAAGACGGTCGAGCTTCGAGTGGTTCCGAAGAACACTCCACTGGAAACGCCGAAGACAGTCACGAAGAAGGACGAGTGGCAGCGCTGGAACGATTATGGCATCGGATTGTTACTACAAGGCGACTTGAAGGGCGCAGCGGCTGCGTTCGTGAAGGTGACCGAAGCAGATCCGAATAATCCAGATGGTTGGGTGAATCTTGGTCGCGTCGCGGTGCAGGAAGGCGACATGGAGCGGGCTCGCGAGGTACTGACGAAGGCCCTGAAGATCAATGCGAATCTTGCGCGTGCACGGTTCTTCTACGCACGCGTCCTGCGTTCGGATGGCAATTACGATGGCGCGGCGCAGGAATTGCAGGCTGTGCTGGCGCAGTATCCCAAGGACCGCGTGGTGCGCAATGATCTCGGGCGCATCTACTTCCTGCAACGCAAGTACGATCAGGCGATCGCTGAATTGCAGCAGGTTATGGAAGTTGATCCAGAAGACCTGCAGGCAAATTACAACCTGATGCTCTGCTATCGTGGGTTGGGGAAGACGGAAGTCGCTGCGGACTACGAGAAGCGTTATCTACGCTTCAAGGCGGACGAAGCATCGCAGGCGATCAGTGGCGAGTATCGGCGCAAGCATCCGGAAGATAACAACGAGCGGCAGCAGATTCATGAGCACGTGTCGGTGCCGCTTGGCCCAACCTCTAAGAGCGTGACGCCGGTGAAGACTGCGAAGACGACGCAAACACATGGCGCAAGCGCCGGGAAATAGGACTGATGAATAAGCGAATCGGGAAGATCCTGGCCGCGAGTATCTTGGTGTGCGCGGCCTTCGTTGCGACGGCCCAGGCGCAGATCACCTTCAAGGACATCACCCAGCAGGCGGGAATCCACTTCACGCACACCAATGGTGCGACGGGGAAGAAGTATCTGCCGGAGACGATGGGGCCGGGCTGCGCGTTCCTTGACTACGACAACGACGGATATCCCGATGTGCTGCTGATTAACGGGAAGACTTGGGCGCCAGGCAGCAGCAGCACGATGAAGCTCTACCACAACAACCACAACGGGACGTTTACCGATGTGACTGCGAAAGCAGGCTTGTCGGTACCGATGTTCGGGCTCGGGGTTGCGGTGGGCGATTACGACAACGATGGCTATGACGATCTTTTCGTTACTGCACTAGGACAGAGCCATCTATTCCACAACAACGGGAACGGCACTTTCACCGACGTGACGAAGCAGGCAGGGATGCTGGGGCCGAATGAGTTCAGCACCAGCGCAGCGTGGGTGGACTACGACAAGGACGGCAAACTCGATCTTGTCGTCGCGAATTATGTGCAATGGACGCCTGAGACGGACATCTATTGCACGCTGGATGGCAGCAAGAAGTCGTACTGCACGCCTGAGGCTTATAAGGGCGCATCGGTGCGGCTCTGGCACAATCTTGGCGGCGGCAAATTCGAAGATGCAACCGCGAAGTCCGGGCTTTTTGATTCGACTTCGAAGTCGCTTGGCATCGCAGTGGCCGATGTGAATGGCGACGGCTGGCCGGACCTCATCGTCGCTAACGACACGCAGCCGAACAAACTCTACGTCAATCAGAAGAACGGTAAATTCCAGGAGAGTGCGGTTTCTGCGGGCATTGCGTTCAGCGAAGATGGTGTTGCGCGCGCTGGGATGGGAGTGGACGCCGCCGACTACGATCGGTCTGGCAAACCCAGCATCATCATTGGCAACTTCTCGAACCAGATGATGGCGCTGTATCACAACGAGGGCAACACGCTATTCGTGGATGAAGCGCCACGCTCGGAAGTCGGCCGCAAGAGTTTGCTCACGCTTGGGTTTGCCTGCTTCTTCTTTGACTACGATCTCGACGGTTGGCCCGATATCTTCGTGGCGAATGGACACATTGAGCCGGAGATCGAGAAGATCCAAAAGCGCGTGAAGTACTCGCAGCCTTCGCACCTCTTTCACAACCAGGGGAATGGACAGTTCACCGAAGTCACGGGACAGGTGGGAACTGCACTGGGGACCCCGAAAGTCGCTCGCAGCGCGGCGTATGCCGATATCGACAACGATGGAGATCTCGATCTGCTGATCACTACGAACGGTGGTCCGGCGATGCTGCTTCGCAATGACGGCGCGACGAACAAGAGCCTGCGCATTAAGCTCGACGGGACACGGTCCAATCGCGACGGCATCGGCGCAGTAGTGACCGTGCGCGCTGGGAACGACAA
This window encodes:
- a CDS encoding CRTAC1 family protein, with amino-acid sequence MNKRIGKILAASILVCAAFVATAQAQITFKDITQQAGIHFTHTNGATGKKYLPETMGPGCAFLDYDNDGYPDVLLINGKTWAPGSSSTMKLYHNNHNGTFTDVTAKAGLSVPMFGLGVAVGDYDNDGYDDLFVTALGQSHLFHNNGNGTFTDVTKQAGMLGPNEFSTSAAWVDYDKDGKLDLVVANYVQWTPETDIYCTLDGSKKSYCTPEAYKGASVRLWHNLGGGKFEDATAKSGLFDSTSKSLGIAVADVNGDGWPDLIVANDTQPNKLYVNQKNGKFQESAVSAGIAFSEDGVARAGMGVDAADYDRSGKPSIIIGNFSNQMMALYHNEGNTLFVDEAPRSEVGRKSLLTLGFACFFFDYDLDGWPDIFVANGHIEPEIEKIQKRVKYSQPSHLFHNQGNGQFTEVTGQVGTALGTPKVARSAAYADIDNDGDLDLLITTNGGPAMLLRNDGATNKSLRIKLDGTRSNRDGIGAVVTVRAGNDKQAQMLRSGSGYLSASELVLTFGLGQHATADEVQITWPSGQVDHLAGVAAGQTVVVKEGGLVEQKRPYGASAAAPKAARAKIKGGK